The following are encoded together in the Myxococcus guangdongensis genome:
- a CDS encoding imm11 family protein, translating into MPRVRYFRLNEDVRAGCWYLGNPQDSQGHEVEDPYVFIILVATKLIRCIDEQASKVQFWDPKHAPRGKEGTYYAVDDMRIDTSKVGNAKVFRTEDWDIALIVSEDIKEALE; encoded by the coding sequence ATGCCACGGGTGCGCTACTTCAGGCTGAACGAGGACGTCCGAGCAGGGTGCTGGTACCTGGGAAATCCCCAGGACTCGCAGGGGCATGAGGTCGAGGACCCTTATGTCTTCATCATCCTGGTGGCCACGAAGCTCATCCGCTGCATCGATGAGCAGGCGTCCAAGGTGCAGTTCTGGGACCCCAAGCACGCGCCGCGCGGGAAGGAGGGGACGTACTACGCCGTGGATGACATGCGCATCGACACGTCGAAGGTGGGCAACGCCAAGGTCTTCCGCACGGAAGACTGGGACATCGCCCTCATCGTCTCCGAGGACATCAAGGAGGCGCTGGAGTGA
- a CDS encoding Lrp/AsnC family transcriptional regulator: protein MPMDELDFRLVDLLQRDGRATQLELSRAVGLSQPAVAERIRKLEERGVITGYAARVDATKLGKDITAFIGVSIEHPKYFEGFAKKVLALPDVLECHRVAGQDSYLLKVKSANTRTLDSLLVETLRTIAGVTRTQTVIVLSSIKEDTHVRVPPELAKGE from the coding sequence ATGCCCATGGATGAGCTCGATTTCCGCCTGGTGGACCTGCTGCAGCGCGATGGCCGCGCGACGCAGCTGGAGCTGTCACGCGCGGTGGGGCTGTCCCAGCCGGCGGTCGCCGAGCGCATCCGCAAGCTGGAGGAGCGGGGCGTCATCACCGGCTACGCGGCGCGCGTGGACGCGACGAAGCTGGGCAAGGACATCACCGCCTTCATCGGGGTGAGCATCGAACATCCGAAGTACTTCGAGGGCTTCGCCAAGAAGGTCCTCGCGCTGCCGGACGTGCTGGAGTGCCACCGCGTCGCCGGGCAGGACTCGTATCTGTTGAAGGTCAAGTCGGCCAACACGCGGACGCTGGATTCGCTCCTCGTGGAGACGCTGCGCACCATCGCCGGCGTCACCCGCACACAGACCGTCATCGTCCTGTCGTCCATCAAGGAGGACACGCACGTCCGCGTGCCTCCCGAGCTCGCCAAAGGAGAGTGA
- a CDS encoding aminotransferase-like domain-containing protein, whose protein sequence is MSADAMSAPLPPPPVWRLAQRMSRIKTSAVREILKVAERPDILSFAGGLPAPELFPVQAIAQAHAQVMADEGPAALQYSTTEGFGPLREWIAGHLGKKGRVCEANQVLITNGSQQGIDLVAKVLLDPGDLVIVENPSYLAALQTFGGYEAKFATVESDDQGMRMDDLERVLATCKPKLLYIVANFQNPKGTTLALERRKKLVELAQQHRFLILEDDPYGELRFRGEHLPSLAAFDDQGVVVSLGTFSKTLAPGLRIGWVAGPRDFVRSLTIAKQSTDLHTATLAQRAVARLLRDFDYYAHLDALTPVYGQRANAMLDALKAHMPQGTSWTHPEGGMFLWAQLPPGLSGDTLLPRAIDQKVAFVPGSPFFASDPRSEFIRLNYSNRPPELITEGMKRLGGVISGAL, encoded by the coding sequence ATGAGCGCCGATGCCATGAGCGCACCCCTTCCCCCGCCGCCGGTCTGGCGACTCGCCCAACGCATGTCGCGCATCAAGACGTCCGCGGTGCGCGAAATCCTCAAGGTGGCCGAGCGGCCGGACATCCTGTCCTTCGCCGGCGGCCTGCCCGCCCCCGAGCTCTTCCCCGTCCAGGCCATCGCCCAGGCGCACGCCCAGGTCATGGCCGACGAGGGCCCCGCCGCGCTCCAGTACAGCACCACCGAGGGCTTCGGCCCCCTGCGCGAGTGGATCGCCGGCCACCTGGGCAAGAAGGGCCGCGTCTGCGAGGCCAACCAGGTCCTCATCACCAACGGCTCGCAGCAGGGCATCGACCTGGTCGCCAAGGTGCTGCTGGACCCCGGTGACCTGGTCATCGTGGAGAACCCCAGCTACCTGGCCGCGCTGCAGACCTTCGGCGGCTACGAGGCGAAGTTCGCCACCGTGGAGAGCGACGACCAGGGCATGCGCATGGATGACCTGGAGCGGGTGCTGGCCACGTGCAAGCCCAAGCTGCTCTACATCGTCGCCAACTTCCAGAACCCCAAGGGCACCACCCTGGCGCTGGAGCGCCGCAAGAAGCTGGTGGAGCTGGCCCAGCAGCACCGCTTCCTCATCCTCGAGGACGACCCGTACGGCGAGCTGCGCTTCCGCGGCGAGCACCTGCCGTCCCTGGCCGCGTTCGATGACCAGGGCGTCGTCGTCTCGCTGGGCACGTTCTCCAAGACGCTGGCCCCGGGCCTGCGCATCGGCTGGGTGGCGGGCCCGCGCGACTTCGTGCGCAGCCTCACCATCGCCAAGCAGTCCACGGACCTGCACACCGCCACCCTCGCCCAGCGCGCGGTGGCCCGGCTGCTCAGGGACTTCGACTACTACGCGCACCTGGACGCGCTCACGCCCGTGTACGGCCAGCGCGCCAACGCGATGCTGGACGCGCTCAAGGCCCACATGCCCCAGGGCACCAGCTGGACGCACCCCGAGGGCGGCATGTTCCTGTGGGCCCAGCTGCCACCGGGCCTGAGCGGGGACACGCTCCTGCCGCGCGCCATCGACCAGAAGGTGGCCTTCGTGCCGGGCAGCCCGTTCTTCGCCAGCGACCCGCGCTCGGAGTTCATCCGCCTCAACTACTCCAACCGCCCGCCCGAGCTCATCACCGAGGGCATGAAGCGGCTGGGTGGCGTCATCTCCGGCGCGCTGTAG
- a CDS encoding SDR family oxidoreductase — translation MQLKDLKVIVTGGAQGMGAHFAQRLMEAGAQVAVGDVAEDKLAALPAGIHRRKLDVSSEADITSFVAWANEAMGGLNGLINNAGILRDALLVKKDRTTGEVKKLSTADWNAVVGVNLTGATLMVREVVAKMVETDQKPGVVVNMSSIARHGNRGQSNYVSAKAALAANTVTWSREFGPFGVRVGAVAPGMIETPMTQGMNQKARDALVSAIPVGRIGLPEDIWLAVKFILECDYFNGRTIDVDGGLNF, via the coding sequence ATGCAGCTCAAGGACCTGAAGGTGATTGTGACGGGCGGCGCCCAGGGCATGGGGGCGCACTTCGCGCAGCGGCTGATGGAGGCGGGCGCGCAGGTGGCGGTGGGCGACGTGGCCGAGGACAAGCTGGCGGCGCTGCCCGCGGGCATCCACCGGCGCAAGCTGGATGTGTCCTCGGAGGCGGACATCACGTCGTTCGTGGCCTGGGCGAACGAGGCCATGGGCGGGCTCAACGGCCTCATCAACAACGCGGGCATCCTGCGCGACGCGCTGCTGGTGAAGAAGGACCGGACGACGGGCGAGGTGAAGAAGCTGTCCACCGCGGACTGGAACGCCGTCGTCGGCGTCAACCTCACGGGCGCCACGCTGATGGTGCGCGAGGTGGTGGCGAAGATGGTGGAGACGGACCAGAAGCCCGGCGTCGTCGTGAACATGTCGTCCATCGCCCGGCACGGCAACCGCGGGCAGTCCAACTATGTGTCCGCGAAGGCGGCGCTGGCGGCGAACACGGTGACGTGGTCGCGCGAGTTCGGCCCGTTCGGCGTGCGCGTGGGCGCGGTGGCCCCGGGCATGATTGAGACGCCGATGACGCAGGGCATGAACCAGAAGGCCCGCGACGCGCTGGTCTCCGCCATCCCCGTGGGCCGCATCGGCCTGCCCGAGGACATCTGGCTGGCCGTGAAGTTCATCCTCGAATGTGACTACTTCAACGGCCGCACCATCGACGTCGACGGCGGCCTGAACTTCTAA